A segment of the Methanomassiliicoccaceae archaeon DOK genome:
TTCAAGGCGGACATAAGCGACGCCTGCGAGGAGATAGCGGGCAGGATCGGAAGGGACAGGATGGTCTGGAGGTACGACCCGGTGATCCTCAACTCCAGGATCTCGATGGAGTACCACCGCAGGAAGTTCGACATGATGTGCCGCGAGGCCTCCAGATGGACGGACCGCTGCGTGTTCAGCTTCGTCGACATATACGGCAAGCTCCTCAGGCTCGAGGAGGAGGGGGTGCTCCGCAGGGTCTCCGTCGCGGAGATGGACGCCTTCGCCGATATGGCCTCCCGGACGGCGGAGGAGTACGGCATCACGCTGTCCTGCTGCTGCGGTGCCAGGGATTTCACGAGGTTCGGCATTGAGCCCAGGGGGTGCGTGGACAGGGAGATGATGCGCTCGCTCGACATCCCCTACGAGACCCAGTCGGTGCCGGTGCGCGACGGGTGCAGATGCGTGAAGAGCATCGACATCGGGGAGTACGACACATGCGGCCACGGGTGCGTGTACTGCTACGCCGGCCGCGGGGGTTCCGACCCGTCCCGGAGGCGCCTGTACTCGGACGACACCGAGCTGCTGTGGGGTGCCGTGATGCCCAGGGACAGGATAGTGGACCTGAAGGGGCGCGGGACCAGCCGCGTCGATGATTATATAGGATGACCAGGATGCCGAGGCATGGATTTCCTGAGCCTCGTGCTCATAGCGGTCGGACTGGCTATGGACGCCTTCGCGGTGTCCATATGCAAGGGCCTGGCCATGAAGAGGCCCGGCCCCAAGGCGATAATCGTGGTGGGGCTCTGGTTCGGTTTCTTCCAGGCCCTGATGCCGCTGATCGGCTACTATCTGGGGAGTTCGTTCTACGACTACATCTCGGACTATGACCACTGGATCGCTTTCATCCTGCTGGCCGCGATAGGTCTGAACATGATACGCGAGGCCCTGTCCGGAGAGGAGGAGGGGGTCGACGACAGCATCGGATTCAGGACAATGCTGGTCCTCGCCGTGGCCACGAGCATAGACGCCCTCGCAGTGGGGATATCCCTGGCGATGACGGGCGACGACATAGTGTCGTCCGCTCTGCTGATAGGCATCGTCACGTTCCTGATCTCCGCTGTCGGTGTGAAGATCGGAAGCGTGTTCGGTGACAGGTTCGGTCAGAAGGCCGAACTGGTCGGAGGAGTGATCCTCATCATCATCGGCCTGAAGATCTTACTCGAGCACCTGGGGTTCCTCTGAGGCCTCGGCCTCTTCCGGATCGAGCAGAAGGCATCTCCTGACGTACGAGTCTACGGCGATGTCGATGTCCACGGGGGCCTCGTCGGTCTTCCTGGAGAGGAGCTTCCCGAACATCCCCTCGATGCGCGGGAGCATGGCCTCCAGCAGGTACTCGTTCTCCCTCAGCATCTCGTCGTTCCAGTGTGCGTTCGCCCTGCGGACGTCCGCCGGATCCATGCCCTCGGTGTAGAATCTCATCCTCTGGGCGATCAGGTCGTAGACGTGGGCGTCCTCCTGGTCGTCGTCCTCGTAGGTCTCCGGGTCGTATCCGATGGCCGCGAGGTACTCGTTGATGACATGGGGCAGGGACCAGAAGTTGTGTCCGTACTCCACGACCCTGCGGAAGAGCTCCGGGACGATCTCGTTGAATCCCTCGTTCCCGCTCGCCTCGTTCCTGCCGAGGATCTTCCTGTACTCCATGTACACGCTGTAGTACATGAACGCCTTGCAGGACTCGTTCGTGTTGGCGTATATCTCGTCGCACAGCTTGTCGAGGTACTTCACGGGGTGGAACTCGACGAACTCCTCCTCCTTCTTGAAGATCATCTCGGACACGCAGCGCGTCATGAGACAGACGTAGGCGTCGATGTTGGTGTAGACGGACAGGAGCTCCAGGCCCCTCTTCCAGTCGTTGAACGCCTTCCCGTCCTCGCCCTCGTAGGCGTAAATGGCCCCCCTGAGGAAGAACGCGTCGAAGTCGGTCTCCTCCGAGGCCTTGAGAATGTCGTCGGCGAGAGCCAGAGCCTTCTTGGGGTTGTCGTCCTCCAGGGCGTCGAGCGCCTCTCTGAACGTGTCCTCCAGCTCTCCGGGGCGGATGAACTGGCGGATGCTCTCGCGGTCCGTGTAGATGTTCTTGCCGCACTCCTTGCAGAGGTACCTCGATCCGTCGCCGGTCTCGATGTCACCGCCGCAGTACGGGCAGAACATCAGTGCGAAATCCATGAACCGCTATTTGCCCGACGGTATTTTAGGGTTACCAATCGGAATCGGACGTTTTCGAACGGTATCCGTTGCCACAGTGGGGCGAGGACGGGAAATACGTTAGGATCGGTCGTCAGAAGCGGTCTTCCGTTCGGAGGATGTCGCCGAGGGCGGCGTTCAGGAAGCCCAGTGCCTCCTCGTCGATCTCGTAGTCGTACCATCTCCCGGTGGGGATGGTCCTCACGAGACCGGCGTCAAGGAGCACGGACATGTGGTGGGACAGGGTCGGCTGCGATATGTCCATGTCCTTGAGGATCTGGCACGAACACAGCCTCCTCCCCTTGAGTATCCTGAGTATGGTCAGGCGGTTGGGGTCCGACAGGGCGCGCATCATGCACAGGAACTTCTCGTCGTCCATAACGAAGCAGGACTATGTGTCTGTGGTATTTAGCGGATGTTACAGTTATTCCATCCCCCGCTCCGTCCCATCCCGGTACCGCCCTACGTGCATGCTTAAATACCGCATACCTGGATGGATACAGGCGGGTCGCAGGTCATCGGAGATCGTGACCCTTCACGACCTCGTCATGTGTGCGGACAACGGGGTTCGTGTTGAAGCGTCCGATCGCCTTCTCGCACATCTCAGCATCCAGTTCATCATCCATTCGATTGACATCTGCACAGACATCGTGGCGATGCCGGATCGTGCGATCCAGTCTGTCAAAGTATTTATTTAGGAATCCGTTGGGGTTCTCTGTGGGCCCGTGGGGTAGCTTGGTATCCTTGTGGCTTCGGGAGCCATTGACTCCGGTTCAAATCCGGGCGGGCCCACTCATCTTGAAGGATTTTCGACCCCTTTCCGAGAGCCTCGGTTGCATATATGTTGTTTCTGGACGGACATCGCGTCCCGTATGCGACGTTCCACCCCCTATGGATGAAAAATCGACGGTTGCATCCAACAGGATGCCTCCGGGGAGTCACGGGAGTGACATGTGGATTAACCTTATTAACTGGTTTAACCGACGCTCCCGGACGACGGGGCGTCGGATATGTATTGTGATTACGTCTTTGTGATGACTTTCTGGTCGTTCTTCATCTGGAATATCTTGTCCAGAACGTTGCGCTCCGGGTAGTCCGCGTAGAACTTCTGGATGGTCTCGATGGTCGCATGCCCCATGGACTTGGACACGAGCTTGATGGGATGGCCGACGTCGAACATCCTCTGCCCGTTAGCACGGTGCCCGTCCCTGAACTCGAACCTGACGTCCAGCATCTTCTCCTCCCTCTCCTTTAGGCGGCCGAAGGACTGCTGGCGCATGAACTCCCTGCCGCTCCTGAGCGGCGGGAACATTGCTTCCGATTCGATACCGAGGGTCCTGAGCCTCTCCGCCCTGAACGTCAGGTATCTCTCAAGGAAGTCCTTCACGCCGTCCATGACGGGGACGGAGCGCCTGCGGCCCCACGTCCCCTCGCCCATGACGTACTGCACGGATATGGTGGACTTGTCGCCCATCATGTGACGTTGCCGGCGTACAACCTGCTGGAGGTGGAGGAGGGCTACAGAATGGAGACCATCCACTCCCTCTCCGACTCGGGAGGAGGATCGCTGAGCACCTGGACGCGATCTGCGAGATACTGGACGAGATCAGACCCGGCATGAACGACGACGGCACTGTGTATATGGATCCGAATGCGGACGGGTTCATGGATAGATTCAGGAATGATTCCGATACATCCTCGAAGTGATCAGACCTTGAATCAACCTGTCTTAATCCAAATGTCAACGATGGATTCTGAATATCTGGATGATTTAAAGACAAAAAAAAGTAATGTTTTTAATTACGTGAAGCGATTCATCAATCATGTCGAGGAAGGCTTACTCCGAGGAAGAGCGCGATCTCATACGCTCAAGACTCATGGACGTAGCCGCCGCACTCTTCAAGGAGAAGGGAATCCGCGATACGAATATAGACGAGATCTACACGCCTGTGGGGATCTCGAAGACCTTCTTCTACTCGTTCTTCCCGTCCAAGGCGGTTTTGGCCATAGCCATAATGAAGGAAGGCATGGGAGGGATTGGAGACCTGTTCCGCAGGAATGTCTGGGAATACGGGGCTGAGAATGGCATAAGGGAGACATTCTCCGAGGTCATCTCCGGTGGATTCTACATTCCGGGGGAAGACGACCAGGCGTACATAAGGGAACACCTGTCGGAGCAGGAGCTGATCGGATTTCAGAACGACCTTGTTGTGCTGTTCTCCGACATGCTGTACACCGTAGGGGTCCCGGCATCCAAACTGGATCCAAGGGTGGTGTGCAACATGACGATGTCTGTTCTGACGACCAGGATGACAGAAGGGAGGAGGATGTTGCTCACTTTCGCCGAAACTGCCGACAATACCTCGTCCCTGCAGATCAAGTCACTAGTGGCGCTTGTATTGGAGAACAGAGTAATATAAAGACTGAATCATAAAAAAGTAATTAAGTAGAGAAAAGAGAAGGAGTGGGATCTGCATGATGGATGAGAAGGGGTTGCTCGAACAATGCGAGACGTGGCACGAGGCGGGGGAATACTCCAGGATAGTGGAGGCACTGGAGAGAGTGCCCGAGGATGAACGTACGACCGAAATCGACATGGAACTGGCTAGAGCGTACAACAACCTCGGAGAACCCGGCGACATTGAGGGAAGGAGAAAGTACAGGAAGGCCCTGGATCTGCTGAGATCCCATTCGGACGAGATGGCAGACGATTACAGCTGGAACTTCAGGACAGGGTATTCGCTCTTCTACCTGGAGAGGGAGGGGGAGGCGCTCCCCTACTTCGAGAAGGCACTGGAACTCCATCCCGGAGACGATCCGAAGTACAATTCCAAGGAGGACATCCAGGAGTTCATCGACGGATGCAGGGAGATGATGGCCCTGCCCAGATTCAACAAGAGCTTCAGGGACAGGGTCGCCGAGGCCTGGGAGGTGTTTGCGGATGAGGAAGCGGAGATCCGCAGGATGATGGACTCCGATAAGAGGGAGGAATACTCGGAGGAACTCGTGAAGACCGTCCAGGAAATCCTGGAGATCGCCCTGGAGGACCCGACGTTCGAGGTCGGCATCGACGAAGGGATGTACGACCTGGTGCTGTCCACCCAGGGCGACAAGGTCAGGCTGTTCGAGTACGTCTACTTCAGAGACCATGCCCCCGAATCCGTCCGCGAAAGATGGAAGGTTACCATCGGGCGCCATTCCAGTCCGGGATTCCATCTGCGCGCCTTCGACCTGGATGTCTCCGGGGAGGACGTCGACGTCTGGGTGGAGAAGGGGGAGGAGGACCGCATCTCCGTATCTGTTCACTGCGGCAAGGTCCAGGATGCGCTGGAGGACGAGAACAGGGTCTGGTGGATGCTGTTCACGATTCTGGACCACACCATAGGGGAGATTGCTAACATGAGACACATCGACAGCTTCGAGGTTGTGGACCAACCCCTGGAAGGCAGTCCGGTGAAGCTCAGAGACCTGCCGAGAGCCCTGGAGGACATGGGCATCATCCTGACGAACGATGCCGATTCATTTCTGCAGAGATACACCGTCTACAAGTCGGAACCGGACACGGAATCAGACGGTCCGTGGCGCTTCGACATCCTGTCCGGATCGGACTGCTGCCCTCCGATAATCAACGACTACTACTCCGGTGAAAGGGGATGCGTCGACCTGCTGCACGCCGACGGCGCCGTAGCGGGATACCTCGCATATCCACTGGACTCGTTCAACGGCGAGGACAGGAGCGAGAGGATCTTCGACTTCCGCGACAGCCTCCAGGAGGCCATCGAGGACAAGGCGGGAGCGGATGCAGTCTCCTTCATCGGCGGAGCGACAGGTCTCCGCTACGGATACCTGGATCTCATCGCATGGGACCTTCAGTCCGTCGTCGATGCGGCGCAGGAGTTCCTCACAGGATCGGATGTCTCGAAGGCGTACTTCCGCGTGTTCTCGATGGACGTCCCCACCTGCCTGATAGCCAACAATAGGGACGGGGATGTGGACCTCGATCTGGATGGCATCGATTACATCCCCTACGATCCAGAGGACCCAGAGCCGTTCTACGATCAGATCTCGAAGTGGAACGATGAGGACGAGTACTCCCGCTGCATCGCCGTACTGGAGACCATCCCGGAGGAACAGATGGACTACCGCGCCAGCTATGCGCTGGCCCGTGCGTTGCAGAACTACGCCGTCATCGGGGACCACGACGAGGGCACTCCCGGTTACAAGGCGGACAGGGCCCTGGAACACTCCTTGGAGATCCTCGAATCCATCCGTGGCGAGGGCGAGGACAAGGCCGAGTGGAACATGCGCATGGCATACGGTCACCAGTACCTCAGCGGACAGGAGGAGAAGGCCATACCTTATGCTGAGAGGTGGGCGGAGCTGGACCCCGAGGACGAGAACGCGCCGGGGGTGATCAAGGAATGCCTCGAGGCGATAGAGAGACGGTCCGACGGTTCGGAATCCGATGTCGATGATGATGAGGCCGGTGTCTTCGCGGGATTCGTCCTCCTGTCCAGGGTCTCCTGGAGCAAGCGGCAGCTGATACGCGACCTGGATGAGTTGTGGGACATCGTCGCCGAGGAGGATGACGACGACTCCAACGACGACGTGCTTGTCTTCGAGGTCGACGGGAGAGTGGCGGCCATCAGCCTCATGAAGGGACCCATCCCGGACGGCGAGGCTGAAGCCAATGCCGAGAACAACTACATGTGGCCCGAGGCCGTGGATGTCGCCAGAGAGCACAGGGCGCACCTCCTGGTGTTCGTCGGTGAGAGGGATGACGACGATCTAATCGAGAGGGGGAAGCTGTTCGTGAAGCTCCTCGCGGCATGCTGCCGTCAGGAGAACGCCTCTGGCATCTACACCAGCGGAGTGGTGTTCCAGCCGGAGTTCTACGAAGGCATGGCCGGGATGATGAGGGAGGACGAGCTCCCGATCTTCAACTGGATATGGTTCGGACTGTACAGGACGGAGAAGGGCATATCCGGATACACCTACGGGATGAGGACATTCGGAAGGGAGGAGATGGAGGTCCTCGACGCTGATGGGGAACCGAACGACGTCAGGGACTTCCTGGCGAACCTCGTATCATACCAGCTCGAGTGCGACGTCCGTCTGAAGGACGGAGAGACCATAGGGTTCTCCGAGAACGACAGACACACAATCGCTCTCAGCGAGGGCGTGGCCCTCCCGGGGATGACACTCAAGGTATCCTATGAATCCCAGGAGGTATTCATGGACGACGCGTCGTTCCACCTGGAAAGCATCGAGGAGAAGTCCCTGCCCGTGGACCCCATCAACGCCTACAACCATATGGCCATCTATCTGCGCTGGTGCGTCGAACACGACTTGATTAATGAGGACTTCGCTGAGGATCACTGCGACAGCCTCTCGGTAAAGGACCTGCGCCCGTTCATCAGGGACGTCCTCAACGGAAGGCTCGATGCCAGCATCTTCAACGAAGAGGGCTGGCAGTTCGCCCGCTACTACTACAACTACTGCAGTGAGATGGACTCGCCGCACTACCCCTCGGACATAGACGACTA
Coding sequences within it:
- a CDS encoding DUF1848 family protein, coding for MIICASRRTDIPAFHSGWMMNRLRAGYALVRNPVSRTTVHRVDLTRRNVDCIIFMTKDPRPMVPHMREVSSMGHMTVFQVTITPYGKDIEPGVPFKADISDACEEIAGRIGRDRMVWRYDPVILNSRISMEYHRRKFDMMCREASRWTDRCVFSFVDIYGKLLRLEEEGVLRRVSVAEMDAFADMASRTAEEYGITLSCCCGARDFTRFGIEPRGCVDREMMRSLDIPYETQSVPVRDGCRCVKSIDIGEYDTCGHGCVYCYAGRGGSDPSRRRLYSDDTELLWGAVMPRDRIVDLKGRGTSRVDDYIG
- a CDS encoding metalloregulator ArsR/SmtB family transcription factor, which translates into the protein MDDEKFLCMMRALSDPNRLTILRILKGRRLCSCQILKDMDISQPTLSHHMSVLLDAGLVRTIPTGRWYDYEIDEEALGFLNAALGDILRTEDRF
- a CDS encoding TetR family transcriptional regulator, producing MSRKAYSEEERDLIRSRLMDVAAALFKEKGIRDTNIDEIYTPVGISKTFFYSFFPSKAVLAIAIMKEGMGGIGDLFRRNVWEYGAENGIRETFSEVISGGFYIPGEDDQAYIREHLSEQELIGFQNDLVVLFSDMLYTVGVPASKLDPRVVCNMTMSVLTTRMTEGRRMLLTFAETADNTSSLQIKSLVALVLENRVI
- a CDS encoding DUF4253 domain-containing protein, with translation MMDEKGLLEQCETWHEAGEYSRIVEALERVPEDERTTEIDMELARAYNNLGEPGDIEGRRKYRKALDLLRSHSDEMADDYSWNFRTGYSLFYLEREGEALPYFEKALELHPGDDPKYNSKEDIQEFIDGCREMMALPRFNKSFRDRVAEAWEVFADEEAEIRRMMDSDKREEYSEELVKTVQEILEIALEDPTFEVGIDEGMYDLVLSTQGDKVRLFEYVYFRDHAPESVRERWKVTIGRHSSPGFHLRAFDLDVSGEDVDVWVEKGEEDRISVSVHCGKVQDALEDENRVWWMLFTILDHTIGEIANMRHIDSFEVVDQPLEGSPVKLRDLPRALEDMGIILTNDADSFLQRYTVYKSEPDTESDGPWRFDILSGSDCCPPIINDYYSGERGCVDLLHADGAVAGYLAYPLDSFNGEDRSERIFDFRDSLQEAIEDKAGADAVSFIGGATGLRYGYLDLIAWDLQSVVDAAQEFLTGSDVSKAYFRVFSMDVPTCLIANNRDGDVDLDLDGIDYIPYDPEDPEPFYDQISKWNDEDEYSRCIAVLETIPEEQMDYRASYALARALQNYAVIGDHDEGTPGYKADRALEHSLEILESIRGEGEDKAEWNMRMAYGHQYLSGQEEKAIPYAERWAELDPEDENAPGVIKECLEAIERRSDGSESDVDDDEAGVFAGFVLLSRVSWSKRQLIRDLDELWDIVAEEDDDDSNDDVLVFEVDGRVAAISLMKGPIPDGEAEANAENNYMWPEAVDVAREHRAHLLVFVGERDDDDLIERGKLFVKLLAACCRQENASGIYTSGVVFQPEFYEGMAGMMREDELPIFNWIWFGLYRTEKGISGYTYGMRTFGREEMEVLDADGEPNDVRDFLANLVSYQLECDVRLKDGETIGFSENDRHTIALSEGVALPGMTLKVSYESQEVFMDDASFHLESIEEKSLPVDPINAYNHMAIYLRWCVEHDLINEDFAEDHCDSLSVKDLRPFIRDVLNGRLDASIFNEEGWQFARYYYNYCSEMDSPHYPSDIDDYALRFFGPERYHSDEFQSEAYLFIPFDDRYYEDMSEVIGKRFGNWENQEIDPDTREPSELARAMMDYLGCECEYFPSMRDDDPLMSAYGYARRLGVREGYVPVLVSVDDILWECLVLNSDPDSDGEADYTFDPEKVAQYRRNILAAPTTDGRCVLDSMVGQRRAEAEDDELDWDDEIVGNMEGGEGRDRLSSYWNYETNMTHPTILAKIPVDEPWKVFAWLPFGGWNECPDTQTLMAVSKYWYERFGAVPAAITHDELEYILPEPIDDGSAIDTAIDQYGFCPDSDQNHETVGELADELRQSTVWYMWWD